Proteins encoded together in one Janthinobacterium tructae window:
- a CDS encoding sigma-70 family RNA polymerase sigma factor: protein MPDTLLTATDEELMLRYSAGDLPSFRELYRRHSQGLYRFVAWRAPRRAWVDEIVQDAWASLHAARTGYQPQAAFRTYLYQIARNRLIDLLRQREGQEQGEAGEPADEGVSPPQSLEQKQQHALLHAAIAALPVEQKEALVLQQFSSMSIQDIAVVTGAEAETVKSRLRYAMQKLRAGLDSGGGQA from the coding sequence ATGCCCGATACATTACTCACTGCCACGGATGAAGAACTGATGCTGCGCTACAGCGCCGGCGACCTGCCGTCGTTTCGCGAATTGTACCGGCGCCATAGCCAGGGTCTGTACCGCTTCGTGGCATGGCGCGCGCCGCGCCGCGCGTGGGTCGACGAGATCGTGCAGGATGCGTGGGCCAGCCTGCATGCGGCGCGCACGGGCTACCAGCCGCAGGCGGCTTTCCGCACCTATCTGTACCAGATCGCGCGCAACCGCCTGATCGACCTCCTGCGCCAGCGGGAAGGGCAGGAACAAGGGGAAGCAGGCGAGCCGGCCGACGAGGGTGTATCGCCGCCGCAATCGCTGGAGCAGAAACAGCAGCATGCGCTGCTGCATGCGGCCATCGCGGCGCTGCCGGTGGAACAAAAGGAAGCGCTGGTGCTGCAGCAGTTCAGCAGCATGAGCATCCAGGATATCGCCGTGGTGACGGGGGCGGAAGCGGAAACCGTCAAGAGCCGGCTGCGCTACGCCATGCAGAAGTTGCGCGCGGGCTTGGACAGCGGGGGAGGACAGGCATGA
- a CDS encoding beta-propeller domain-containing protein has translation MSSALKITLILSLLLSAGSHAADTAPRKTLAPFASEQALSSYLKQLQARQAALQKEQQKLQRATAQYAYSAQYVAAAPAPPAPMVAKAAPAPSAEAAESVTNVQTAGVDEGGIVKVHGKHLVMLRRGKLFTVQVGGNALQPVSSLDAYAPGSDPSGSWYDEMLLDGDTLVVIGYSYSRGGTEIGLFDIDANGKLAYRATYHLRSNDYYSSRNYASRLIGSKLVFYSPLSLNLRRGDPFGGFPALRRWRPDAVPSDFKRIAPATRIYRTDEEPEPGFGLTLHTVTVCDLAQRDMRCEATAVMGPQGRVFYVSGESVFVWTTRRGSDSGVFRIPLDGTAPSALKVAGAPVDQFSFLESDDGHLNVLLRAEGQGDAMWDGARGRGDMALLRVPLTSFSDGRDSAPASSYQPLPGGGGYALQNRYVGPYLLYGNPGNPGRRKADQAWPRQPLYAVRWADAASVQALSLPHGVERIEALGNDAVVIGAQGKDLHFSSIRLGAQAAIATRYIRADAAQGESRSHGFFYKPHTASEGVIGLPILGADERPGSSRPAASVLYLRNSGLTLTELGALAARPGPAPDDGCRASCVDWYGNARPLFLQGRVFALLGYEVVEGALRDGQIREVRRISYAPIASTVR, from the coding sequence ATGTCCAGCGCCCTCAAGATCACATTGATACTGTCCCTGTTGCTGTCGGCAGGCAGCCATGCCGCCGACACGGCCCCAAGGAAAACCCTGGCCCCGTTCGCCAGCGAGCAAGCCTTGAGCAGCTACCTGAAGCAGTTGCAGGCGCGCCAGGCGGCACTGCAGAAGGAGCAGCAGAAACTGCAGCGCGCCACGGCGCAGTATGCATATTCAGCGCAGTACGTGGCGGCGGCGCCGGCCCCTCCCGCGCCGATGGTGGCCAAGGCTGCCCCCGCACCATCAGCAGAAGCTGCGGAATCGGTCACCAATGTGCAGACGGCGGGCGTGGACGAAGGCGGCATCGTCAAAGTGCATGGCAAGCACCTGGTGATGCTGCGGCGCGGCAAGCTGTTCACCGTGCAGGTGGGGGGCAATGCCTTGCAGCCGGTGTCCTCGCTCGATGCGTACGCGCCGGGCAGCGACCCATCGGGCAGCTGGTATGACGAGATGCTGCTCGACGGCGATACGCTGGTGGTGATCGGCTACAGTTACAGCCGTGGTGGCACGGAAATCGGCCTGTTCGACATCGATGCGAACGGCAAGCTGGCCTACCGCGCCACGTATCATTTGCGCTCCAACGATTATTACTCCTCGCGCAATTACGCCAGCCGCCTGATCGGCAGCAAACTGGTGTTCTATTCGCCCTTGTCGCTGAACTTGCGCCGCGGCGATCCGTTTGGCGGCTTTCCCGCGCTGCGCCGCTGGCGCCCCGACGCCGTGCCGTCCGATTTCAAGCGCATCGCGCCGGCCACGCGCATTTACCGCACCGATGAAGAGCCCGAACCGGGTTTTGGTCTGACCCTGCACACGGTCACCGTGTGCGACCTGGCGCAGCGCGACATGCGCTGCGAAGCGACCGCCGTGATGGGGCCGCAGGGCCGCGTGTTTTATGTGTCGGGCGAATCCGTTTTCGTGTGGACCACACGGCGCGGCAGCGACTCGGGCGTGTTCCGCATTCCCCTCGATGGCACGGCGCCCAGCGCATTGAAGGTGGCGGGCGCGCCCGTCGACCAGTTCTCGTTCCTGGAAAGCGATGACGGCCACCTGAACGTGCTGCTGCGCGCCGAAGGCCAGGGCGACGCGATGTGGGATGGCGCGCGCGGGCGCGGCGACATGGCCCTGCTGCGCGTGCCATTGACGTCGTTTTCCGATGGCCGCGACAGCGCGCCCGCCAGCAGCTACCAGCCGCTGCCCGGTGGCGGCGGCTACGCTCTGCAGAACCGCTATGTAGGGCCGTATCTGTTGTACGGCAATCCGGGCAATCCCGGACGCCGCAAGGCGGATCAGGCCTGGCCGCGCCAGCCCCTGTATGCCGTGCGCTGGGCCGATGCGGCCAGCGTGCAAGCCTTGTCCCTGCCGCACGGCGTGGAGCGCATCGAAGCGCTGGGTAATGATGCCGTGGTGATCGGTGCGCAGGGCAAGGATCTGCACTTCAGCAGCATCCGCCTGGGGGCGCAGGCGGCGATTGCCACGCGCTACATCCGCGCCGATGCGGCGCAGGGCGAGTCGCGCAGCCACGGCTTTTTCTACAAGCCGCACACGGCCAGCGAGGGCGTGATCGGCCTGCCCATCCTGGGCGCGGACGAGCGGCCAGGATCGAGCCGGCCGGCCGCCTCCGTCCTGTACCTGCGCAACAGTGGTTTGACATTGACGGAACTCGGTGCGCTGGCCGCGCGTCCCGGTCCAGCACCGGACGATGGCTGCCGCGCGTCCTGCGTGGACTGGTATGGCAATGCGCGCCCGCTGTTCCTGCAGGGACGGGTCTTCGCCCTGCTCGGCTATGAAGTGGTGGAAGGGGCGCTCAGGGATGGACAGATCCGTGAAGTACGCCGCATCAGCTATGCGCCCATTGCGTCCACTGTACGCTGA